One region of Jonesiaceae bacterium BS-20 genomic DNA includes:
- a CDS encoding alpha/beta hydrolase, whose translation MKQRTSFGSGRPPRSRTTPLTLIYVPGLFDRLKWVQFLQRKAIATWRTFGVRPQVFVMGWSLDAAFDDRLAELEKLVDAALARGEKVALVGASAGATAVLALLAKHPEKISAVVTICGKIHRPDNIPEPVLELNSVFDQGLDELPALLEELGEDQLGRTLALHAYRDHIVPPEDAVLNGAHNRQIPALGHVPGIAVALLSFAPLITKFCKAQAAAHNAGLEGK comes from the coding sequence ATGAAGCAACGCACTTCCTTTGGCAGCGGCCGCCCGCCCCGCTCCCGCACAACACCGCTCACCTTGATCTACGTACCCGGCCTGTTTGACCGGCTCAAGTGGGTCCAGTTCCTGCAGCGCAAGGCGATTGCAACCTGGCGCACCTTTGGGGTGCGCCCGCAGGTCTTTGTCATGGGCTGGTCCCTCGATGCCGCGTTTGATGACCGGCTGGCGGAGTTGGAAAAGCTTGTCGATGCCGCACTTGCCCGCGGGGAGAAGGTGGCGCTGGTCGGAGCTTCGGCCGGGGCTACCGCGGTCTTGGCGTTGCTTGCTAAGCACCCGGAGAAGATTTCTGCGGTGGTCACCATCTGCGGGAAGATTCACCGCCCGGATAATATTCCGGAGCCGGTCCTCGAGCTCAATAGTGTGTTCGATCAGGGCTTGGATGAACTGCCAGCGCTGTTGGAAGAACTAGGCGAGGACCAGCTGGGCCGGACCTTGGCCCTGCACGCCTACCGGGACCACATTGTGCCACCCGAAGATGCCGTGCTCAACGGCGCCCACAACCGCCAAATTCCGGCGCTGGGTCACGTCCCGGGCATTGCCGTCGCCCTCTTGAGTTTTGCACCCTTGATCACCAAGTTCTGCAAAGCCCAGGCTGCCGCTCATAACGCTGGCCTCGAGGGGAAATAA